A genomic region of Raphanus sativus cultivar WK10039 chromosome 6, ASM80110v3, whole genome shotgun sequence contains the following coding sequences:
- the LOC108833643 gene encoding SKP1-like protein 1B encodes MSKNITLKSSYGVSFEVDEAIVLMSQRIKCMIEDDRTNNGITLSKVNSAALVNVIKYYKKHSKANADDTELKAWDINFVRNLNKDTFFALDSAAKYLNIYELIDVMANLFAVIIKGLTFKEETETSSTSQNFYKTTS; translated from the exons ATGTCGAAGAATATCACCCTCAAGAGCTCTTATGGCGTATCTTTCGAGGTCGATGAAGCCATTGTGCTCATGTCTCAGAGAATCAAGTGCATGATCGAAGATGACCGCACCAATAATGGAATCACTCTTTCAAAAGTGAACAGTGCAGCCCTCGTTAACGTTATCAAGTACTATAAGAAGCACTCCAAAGCCAACGCTGATGACACTGAGCTCAAGGCTTGGGACATAAATTTCGTCAGAAACCTCAACAAAGATACTTTCTTCGCTCTCGATTCG GCTGCAAAATATCTGAACATCTATGAACTTATTGACGTTATGGCCAATCTTTTTGCTGTTATTATAAAGGGTCTCACATTTAAAGAAGAAACTGAGACTAGCAGCACCAGTCAAAACTTTTATAAGACCACAAGCTAA